One Loxodonta africana isolate mLoxAfr1 chromosome 4, mLoxAfr1.hap2, whole genome shotgun sequence genomic region harbors:
- the DNAJC22 gene encoding dnaJ homolog subfamily C member 22: MGKGLLVTYALWAVGVPVGLHHLYLGRDSHALLWMLTLGGGGLGWLWEFWKLPSFVAEANRRRGQKQNPGGGIPPLSPIRFAAQMIVGIYFGLVALISLSSMANFYIVGLPLAVGLGVLLVAAVGNQTSNTKNTLVAAFLTSPIFYGRPIAILPISLAASITAQKHRCYKASVGSEKLCVRLYRLGLAYLAFTGPLAYSAFCNTATTLSYVAETFGSFLDWFNFFPLLGHLMESVLLLPYWVWRLLVGDPGFSSGYFQEWEKLYEFVHSFQDEKQQLAYQVLGLSEGATNEEIHQSYLELVKIWHPDHNRHQTEEAQRHFLEIQAAYEALSRPRKPRGSWR, from the exons ATGGGAAAGGGACTCCTGGTGACCTATGCTCTCTGGGCTGTAGGGGTCCCAGTTGGGCTCCATCACCTGTACTTGGGGCGAGACAGCCATGCTCTACTCTGGATGCTCACCCTGGGAGGTGGAGGGCTGGGTTGGCTCTGGGAGTTCTGGAAACTCCCAAGTTTTGTGGCTGAGGCCAACAGACGCCGGGGGCAGAAGCAGAACCCAGGAGGGGGGATACCCCCTCTGAGTCCCATTCGCTTTGCTGCCCAGATGATAGTGGGCATCTATTTTGGGCTTGTGGCTCTGAttagcctttcttccatggccaaCTTCTATATTGTGGGCCTCCCACTGGCAGTTGGCTTAGGGGTCTTACTGGTGGCTGCAGTTGGCAACCAGACCTCAAACACTAAGAACACATTAGTGGCGGCATTTCTTACTTCCCCTATCTTCTATGGCCGCCCCATAGCCATCCTGCCCATCAGCTTGGCTGCCAGCATTACAGCCCAGAAGCATCGCTGCTACAAAGCTTCAGTAGGGTCAGAGAAGCTTTGTGTGCGGCTGTACCGGCTGGGCTTGGCTTATCTGGCTTTCACAGGCCCACTAGCCTATAGTGCTTTCTGCAACACAGCCACCACTCTTAGCTATGTGGCAGAGACCTTTGGGTCCTTCTTGGATTGGTTCAACTTCTTCCCCCTTCTTGGTCACCTCATGGAGTCTGTCCTCCTTCTGCCTTACTGGGTGTGGAGGCTGCTGGTGGGGGATCCTGGCTTCAGCAGTGGCTATTTCCAGGAGTGGGAGAAACTCTATGAATTTGTTCACAGTTTTCAGGATGAGAAGCAGCAACTGGCTTACCAG GTTTTGGGCCTCTCTGAGGGGGcaacaaatgaagaaatacaTCAGAGTTACCTGGAGCTCGTGAAAATCTGGCATCCTGATCACAACCGCCACCAGACAGAGGAGGCGCAGAGGCACTTCCTAGAGATTCAGGCTGCATATGAAGCCCTGAGTCGGCCTAGGAAGCCCAGAGGATCCTGGAGGTGA